One stretch of Oncorhynchus clarkii lewisi isolate Uvic-CL-2024 chromosome 3, UVic_Ocla_1.0, whole genome shotgun sequence DNA includes these proteins:
- the LOC139386953 gene encoding bromodomain-containing protein 9-like isoform X4, which yields MGKKHKKHKPEWRTVDDCEDKPFEKQLKLVLKVGGSEITELSGSGHDSSYYDDRSDHERERHKDKKKKKKKKSEKEKDKHVDDEERRRRKEEKRKKREREQNESEAATASASGVGLPTVVPSHTGVAVEPFMLPKIPNIGISFEQQEEKKRKRERSEMEPEVMDQFHPNIKVEVEQQGDRPVRACRTAPESECTPRQQLLEHFLRQLQRKDAHGFFTFPVTDAIAPGYSVIIKHPMDFSTMNDKITDNEYKTVTEFKADFKLMCDNAMVYNRPETVYYKAAKKLLHTGFKMMSKERLLALKRSMSFMQDMDFSQQAAILGDEDLASEEPPPEVISMPVESASAKKSKKPKDIKDMKEVISYLYEPEGNACSLTDSTAEEHVLALVEHAADEAHDRINRYMPNSKMGYLRKEPDGNLLYTVVNQLNPEAKEEETHPVDLSSLSNKLLPGLTTLGFKDDRRHKVTFLSSTYNTQTLQNNSIYPDLLPDEMDLLYSAYGDETGVQCALSIQEFVKGCGNVTKRLVDGLLDKMTAGDHSKAVYQIRQKRNMALPDETKSNIYDMQMADGTGLGEGSSVLDFMSMKSYSDMSLEMSMLNSLGKSVKKEPGHEDGVSQQHFEEAAKLLQEFQEGQVERGGSRPSSNLSSLSGTSDRDQHHLGSPSHLGVGDQSEMVHDPYEFLQSPEPGSTSNS from the exons ATGGGGAAGAAGCATAAAAAGCACAAGCCGGAGTGGAGAACAGTTGATG ACTGTGAGGACAAGCCTTTTGAGAAGCAGCTGAAGCTGGTGCTCAAAGTGGGAGGAAGTGAGATCACAGAACTCTCAGGCTCCGGCCATGACTCCAGTTACTATGACGACAGGTCAGACCATGAACGAGAGCGCCACAAggacaaaaagaagaagaagaagaaaaagtctGAGAAGGAGAAAGACAAACACGTAgatgatgaggagaggagaagacggaAG gaagagaagaggaagaagagagagcggGAGCAGAATGAATCAGAGGCTGCTACTGCCTCTGCCAGTGGTGTGGGCCTGCCCACTGTTGTGCCCAGTCACACTGGTGTGGCAGTCGAGCCTTTCATGCTGCCAAAGATACCAAACATTGGTATTAGTTTTGAG cagcaggaggagaagaagaggaagagggagaggtctGAGATGGAGCCGGAGGTAATGGACCAGTTTCACCCCAACATCAAGGTAGAGGTGGAGCAACAAGGAGACCGGCCTGTCAGGGCTTGCAGGACAGCCCCGG AGAGTGAGTGCACCCCTCGACAGCAGCTCCTGGAACACTTCCTGCGCCAGCTTCAGAG GAAGGATGCCCATGGGTTCTTCACTTTCCCAGTGACAGACGCCATCGCTCCAGGTTACTCTGTGATAATCAAACACCCCATGGATTTCAGCACCATGAACGACAAGATCACAGACAACGAGTACAAAACCGTCACAGAGTTCAAG GCGGACTTCAAGCTGATGTGTGATAATGCCATGGTGTATAACCGTCCAGAGACCGTTTACTACAAGGCTGCCAAGAAACTGCTGCACACTGGCTTCAAGATGATGAGCAAA GAGCGGCTGTTAGCACTGAAGCGCAGCATGTCTTTCATGCAGGACATGGATTTCTCTCAGCAGGCGGCCATTTTAGGGGACGAGGACTTGGCGTCTGAGGAGCCCCCTCCGGAGGTCATCTCCATGCCCGTGGAGTCGGCGTCGGCCAAGAAATCCAAGAAACCCAAAGACATCAAAGATATGAAGGAAGTCATCAG TTACCTGTATGAGCCAGAGGGGAACGCCTGCAGCCTGACTGACAGCACAGCGGAGGAACACGTTCTGGCCCTGGTGGAGCACGCTGCAGATGAAGCACACGACCGCATCAACCGATACATGCCCAACTCcaag ATGGGTTACCTGAGGAAAGAGCCTGATGGTAATCTGTTGTACACTGTAGTGAATCAGCTGAATCCAGAAGCAAAAG AGGAGGAGACCCACCCTGTGGACCTGAGCTCTCTGTCCAATAAGCTCCTTCCTGGATTAACAACACTGGGTTTCAAAGATGACAGGAGACATAAGG tgacgTTCCTGAGCAGTACCTACAACACCCAGACCCTGCAGAACAACTCCATCTACCCAGACCTGCTGCCTGATGAGATGGACCTGCTCTACTCAGCCTACGGGGATGAGACTGGGGTGCAGTGTGCTCTCAG TATTCAGGAGTTTGTTAAAGGTTGTGGGAACGTTACTAAGCGTTTGGTTGACGGTCTGCTGGATAAGATGACTGCAGGGGACCACTCTAAGGCTGTCTACCAGATCAGACAG AAAAGAAACATGGCGTTACCAGACGAAACCAAGAGCAACATTTACGATATGCAG ATGGCTGATGGGACAGGTCTGGGAGAGGGCAGCTCAGTGCTGGACTTCATGTCCATGAAGAGTTACTCTGACATGTCTCTGGAGATGTCCATGCTCAACTCTTTAG GGAAGTCAGTGAAGAAGGAGCCAGGGCATGAAGACGGGGTCAGCCAGCAGCACTTTGAGGAGGCAGCCAAGCTGCTGCAGGAGTTCCAGGAGGGCcaggtggagaggggaggctCCAGACCCTCCTCTAACCTCTCCTCCCTGTCAGGGACCTCCGACAGGGACCAGCACCACCTGG GGAGTCCCTCACACCTGGGTGTTGGTGACCAGTCTGAGATGGTTCATGACCCCTATGAGTTCCTCCAGTCTCCAGAGCCAGGTTCCACATCCAACAGCTGA